The following are encoded together in the Halorubrum lacusprofundi ATCC 49239 genome:
- a CDS encoding ISH3-like element ISHla1 family transposase: MSKTKQADGEIHEDQLLNFLVNRLDEEVSLSLANNAEITAEDIYEVLVGACADGTSVSTLCASSQNSPAGNTVLYHLRTKFEPERLERVANTLLRKDLDELLPEQVEVCADLHLRPYYGDEDDTDGLYHSVAKRGTTAFHAYATLYARVKNKRYTLAVRRLKDGDTASSVLAEFFGVLDGLDAGVKAVYLDRGFYDSKCLTLLQAHNYAYVIPIIRWGEAIQQELSEGWSRVIQHDLTGKLDGHSWTVDFPVYIDCTYLNGKYDENGVARHGYAADAPFIDSPRDARYHYSKRFGIESSYRLFEQAIATTTTRDPTVRLLYVVVSLLLQNVWRYLHYEYVATPRRGGRRLWWWPYKEFVNMIRRAAWTALAVRRAVPANRPPDDRFHR; encoded by the coding sequence GTGTCTAAAACCAAACAAGCAGACGGTGAGATCCACGAGGACCAGCTTCTTAACTTTCTCGTCAACCGCCTTGACGAGGAAGTTTCGCTCTCGTTAGCCAATAACGCTGAAATCACTGCTGAAGACATCTATGAGGTCCTCGTCGGCGCTTGCGCCGACGGGACCTCTGTCTCTACGCTCTGTGCGTCGAGCCAGAACTCACCCGCTGGGAACACGGTCCTCTACCATCTTCGGACGAAGTTCGAGCCGGAACGGCTCGAACGAGTCGCTAACACGCTCCTGCGAAAGGATCTCGATGAATTGCTCCCCGAACAGGTGGAGGTCTGCGCAGACCTCCACCTGCGGCCCTACTACGGTGACGAAGACGACACAGACGGCCTCTATCACTCGGTAGCGAAGCGTGGAACCACTGCGTTCCACGCCTATGCCACACTCTACGCGCGTGTGAAGAACAAACGCTACACGCTGGCGGTACGCCGTCTCAAAGACGGCGATACCGCAAGTAGTGTCCTCGCTGAGTTCTTCGGTGTCCTCGACGGCCTTGACGCCGGGGTCAAGGCCGTCTACCTTGATCGCGGATTCTACGACAGTAAGTGTCTCACGCTGCTTCAGGCGCACAATTACGCGTACGTGATCCCGATCATCCGGTGGGGTGAGGCGATTCAGCAAGAGCTCTCGGAAGGATGGAGTCGCGTCATTCAGCATGATCTGACGGGGAAACTCGACGGTCACAGCTGGACCGTCGATTTTCCCGTCTACATCGACTGTACGTACCTAAATGGGAAGTATGACGAGAACGGTGTGGCGCGTCACGGCTACGCCGCTGACGCGCCGTTCATCGACTCACCACGGGACGCTCGATACCACTACTCGAAACGCTTCGGTATCGAGTCAAGCTATCGCTTGTTTGAGCAAGCGATAGCGACAACGACAACACGAGATCCAACGGTACGGCTGCTGTACGTGGTGGTGAGTCTCCTCTTACAGAACGTCTGGCGGTACCTTCACTACGAGTATGTGGCGACGCCCCGCCGAGGCGGGCGTCGCCTCTGGTGGTGGCCGTACAAGGAGTTCGTCAATATGATTCGACGAGCTGCGTGGACGGCCCTCGCGGTGCGTCGGGCCGTCCCCGCGAATCGGCCACCTGACGACCGATTCCACCGCTAA
- a CDS encoding type IV secretory system conjugative DNA transfer family protein, which produces MNVIKKFLQSRYDDEQYEALRFHAGNENTLSQCVREYDGRLLKVQPYSKSVGIENAEQLISVFHSAVTKPSWLKKKLGKTEQPPRYSFEMWFSEGKLRFIFSTPNRDEEEEIQKQIGGLYPNANISSSNRLMPKIPRESYITGGEFTLYHTKYAPIRSFSGEGPFERDPYEAITSELVGHKNQAVFFQVVFEPAHENWTDGEGRTDPSAQSKARELEEGRLIDSRIDPKILDPTDKDRRTGKYIGNLEGTPAFECNIRFFVFDQRAKTTVRHAKGIENVFTSIYQNARLNQQFTATRFNGEEAKEHFFDAALRELNPNGTILTREELAALAHLPNESIHTQNVDFIKTAFGKSVPGGASVEAKDGNLSEATHDDAGANEFAELDENPPVDLGDDADDLTTYEKAKRIVSSSSKSYYRRSVSPSDYPETVTTKTIRQEAETEEEAEQTINVVLEYAAAYEQGAINHDEMRAQMPTEETYEQLLNVIENHIEESYLIRAKQADAAQGRSEADQGEPQPQPQSRSSPASAGSPATTSEPESDETPALTDGLGTQDSLPVSAEGGGQAQNGAGGTAASSASTTGQDNLPAKRGKFAVNFVDTEYCQTRSESGRYLNMNFKQTGHDGNLYMGEDVRKLFVDKHREDPSANIWLGYQSRGNNPMREVGMEEFSWFRHLSMFGTTGMGKTTSQKNLINQIVRKGYGCVVIDPKGDMAVELMQEIPEDRLDDVIWIEPGSIKHPDKVAAINFLDPSVPKDHPRYDREVESIVDDLQAILKAEGYWGAKMAGITKNITRAMIRSNNPYTLYDMYNVLGREEKRWNFARSLEREGVELDDTQTGSIITDIKQYSRRIAEMDPDEVDPVVRRLQDWAESPISKEIVSHRNSSVSINDAVEEGKIILVRNTVSNEEVKRVVSTAIIRRVWATIQSRAEEEEEEDREPFFTLIDEFDDVVSEDMNIKKMLTKARSGKMSVCLACQNPAQIEEDHEGILRQIFSNTDTMVSFGVRGPDDGELIAKRMGEDIDKYDIMGMPEFRVLTRVTYMGEQGREVSPALGLHTFPDYPPLRTKEEAHEAIDRSLDRYGVEPMANSPAETDLLISGGGMQQQTVVDFLELVWGEQLKRGAETITVESFADRFEEALGHPIEEFPSGIGVPPEMINVHNVYLEDDDEEDDPFSMGDDFASEEDNRDLIAYQTAKRIHIQKPEAEVSITAEGIDAILQQDSGRVQPTESHRKTIHDGFRWFSRLGLNLSVPIQVNSESVPHKASSASCFCGLSSVSKRLY; this is translated from the coding sequence ATGAACGTGATTAAGAAGTTCCTTCAGAGCAGATACGACGACGAGCAATACGAAGCTCTGCGATTCCATGCAGGCAACGAAAATACTCTGAGTCAGTGCGTCAGGGAGTACGACGGGCGTCTACTCAAAGTCCAACCGTACAGTAAGTCGGTCGGGATCGAGAATGCAGAGCAACTCATTTCCGTGTTCCATAGTGCAGTCACCAAGCCGAGTTGGTTGAAAAAGAAGCTCGGGAAGACAGAACAACCACCACGATACTCGTTTGAAATGTGGTTCTCCGAAGGGAAGCTCCGGTTCATATTCTCGACCCCGAATCGCGATGAAGAGGAGGAAATCCAAAAGCAGATCGGCGGGTTGTATCCAAACGCCAACATCTCGTCTTCGAACCGACTCATGCCGAAGATCCCCCGAGAAAGCTATATCACAGGCGGGGAATTCACGCTCTACCACACAAAGTACGCTCCGATTCGGTCGTTCAGTGGAGAAGGACCGTTTGAGAGAGACCCGTATGAGGCGATCACGAGCGAGCTGGTTGGTCACAAAAATCAAGCAGTCTTCTTCCAGGTAGTGTTCGAACCCGCCCACGAAAATTGGACCGACGGAGAGGGCCGAACCGATCCATCGGCCCAATCCAAAGCCCGCGAACTCGAAGAAGGTCGGCTCATCGACTCTCGGATCGATCCAAAGATTCTCGACCCCACTGACAAAGATCGACGGACAGGAAAGTACATCGGCAATCTAGAAGGTACGCCAGCCTTTGAGTGTAATATTCGGTTCTTCGTTTTCGACCAGCGTGCAAAAACCACTGTCCGACATGCGAAGGGTATCGAGAACGTATTCACTTCGATTTACCAGAATGCACGACTCAACCAACAGTTTACTGCCACTCGGTTCAATGGTGAAGAAGCGAAAGAACACTTCTTCGATGCAGCACTCCGAGAACTCAACCCCAACGGTACGATCCTAACTAGAGAGGAGTTGGCTGCGCTCGCACATCTCCCGAATGAGAGTATCCATACCCAAAATGTCGACTTCATCAAGACGGCATTTGGCAAGTCTGTCCCCGGTGGCGCATCCGTAGAAGCCAAAGACGGTAATCTATCTGAGGCAACCCACGATGATGCGGGAGCCAATGAATTTGCAGAGTTGGATGAAAACCCACCAGTCGATCTAGGTGATGATGCCGACGATTTGACCACGTACGAGAAGGCAAAACGGATCGTCTCGTCATCGTCGAAGTCTTATTACCGACGCTCGGTGTCGCCATCTGACTACCCAGAGACTGTAACTACCAAGACGATAAGACAAGAAGCAGAAACTGAGGAAGAAGCAGAGCAGACCATCAATGTGGTTCTCGAGTACGCAGCAGCGTACGAACAAGGGGCCATCAATCACGATGAAATGCGTGCCCAAATGCCCACTGAAGAAACCTACGAGCAGCTGCTCAACGTCATTGAAAATCACATCGAAGAATCCTACCTGATCCGTGCAAAGCAGGCTGATGCTGCACAAGGCCGCTCCGAAGCAGACCAAGGAGAGCCACAGCCACAGCCACAGTCCCGATCGTCACCAGCATCTGCAGGTTCGCCGGCAACAACCAGTGAACCAGAAAGCGACGAAACGCCCGCCCTAACAGACGGATTGGGAACACAAGACAGCCTCCCGGTGAGTGCTGAGGGTGGTGGACAAGCGCAGAATGGAGCAGGAGGGACGGCGGCTTCGAGCGCGTCGACTACTGGACAAGACAACCTCCCTGCCAAGCGCGGTAAATTCGCCGTCAATTTCGTCGATACGGAATACTGCCAAACCCGATCGGAGAGCGGTCGGTACTTGAATATGAATTTCAAGCAGACTGGTCACGACGGTAACCTCTACATGGGTGAAGACGTTCGGAAACTTTTCGTCGACAAACACCGCGAAGACCCGAGTGCGAATATCTGGTTGGGGTATCAATCGCGGGGGAACAACCCGATGCGGGAAGTCGGCATGGAAGAGTTCTCGTGGTTCCGTCATCTCTCGATGTTCGGGACGACAGGCATGGGCAAGACGACTTCTCAGAAGAACCTCATCAACCAGATCGTTCGGAAGGGCTACGGCTGTGTCGTCATTGATCCGAAGGGCGATATGGCGGTCGAGCTCATGCAGGAAATCCCCGAAGACAGATTAGACGACGTAATCTGGATCGAACCGGGTAGTATCAAACACCCTGACAAGGTGGCCGCGATCAATTTCCTCGACCCATCGGTTCCAAAAGACCACCCACGGTACGACCGAGAGGTCGAATCCATCGTCGACGACCTTCAAGCAATTCTGAAAGCCGAGGGCTACTGGGGGGCGAAGATGGCCGGGATTACGAAGAACATCACGCGGGCGATGATCCGCTCGAACAATCCATATACACTTTATGACATGTACAACGTCCTCGGCCGCGAGGAAAAACGCTGGAACTTCGCCCGCTCGCTCGAACGCGAAGGCGTCGAGCTGGACGATACACAAACGGGGAGTATCATAACCGACATCAAGCAGTACTCCCGCCGTATTGCGGAAATGGACCCAGACGAGGTTGACCCCGTCGTCAGACGCCTTCAAGACTGGGCAGAGAGCCCAATCAGCAAGGAGATCGTTTCTCATCGCAATAGCTCGGTCTCGATCAACGATGCTGTCGAGGAAGGCAAGATCATTCTTGTTCGAAACACCGTCTCGAACGAAGAAGTCAAACGGGTAGTGTCGACAGCAATTATCCGGCGTGTCTGGGCGACGATCCAATCCCGTGCCGAGGAAGAAGAAGAAGAGGACCGTGAACCGTTCTTCACGCTGATCGACGAGTTCGACGACGTCGTCAGTGAGGATATGAACATCAAAAAGATGTTGACCAAGGCACGCTCCGGAAAAATGTCGGTGTGTCTGGCTTGTCAGAACCCCGCCCAGATCGAAGAAGACCACGAGGGGATTCTCAGACAGATCTTTTCGAATACGGACACGATGGTCTCGTTCGGTGTTCGAGGACCTGACGACGGTGAGTTAATTGCCAAGCGGATGGGCGAAGACATCGATAAATACGACATCATGGGGATGCCGGAGTTCCGAGTGCTGACTCGCGTGACCTACATGGGCGAGCAAGGTCGAGAGGTAAGTCCTGCATTGGGGCTTCATACCTTCCCCGACTACCCGCCGCTGCGAACGAAAGAAGAGGCCCACGAAGCTATCGACCGGAGCCTTGATCGATACGGCGTCGAGCCGATGGCAAACTCTCCGGCTGAGACTGATCTGCTCATCTCGGGTGGCGGGATGCAACAACAGACCGTCGTCGACTTCCTGGAGCTCGTCTGGGGCGAACAACTCAAACGCGGGGCCGAAACAATCACTGTCGAATCGTTCGCCGACCGCTTCGAGGAGGCATTGGGCCACCCAATCGAGGAATTCCCCAGTGGGATCGGCGTACCTCCTGAAATGATCAACGTCCACAACGTCTATCTGGAAGACGACGACGAGGAAGACGACCCCTTCTCGATGGGCGATGATTTCGCTTCTGAAGAAGATAACCGGGATCTGATCGCCTACCAGACAGCAAAGCGAATCCACATCCAAAAGCCCGAGGCGGAGGTCTCAATCACTGCTGAAGGTATCGATGCGATTCTCCAGCAAGACAGCGGTCGAGTCCAACCAACCGAGTCACACCGCAAAACGATCCACGACGGGTTCCGCTGGTTCAGTCGACTCGGCCTCAACCTCAGTGTTCCAATTCAAGTCAATTCAGAATCAGTACCTCACAAAGCATCCTCGGCTAGCTGTTTCTGCGGCCTGAGTTCTGTGTCGAAGCGGTTGTACTGA
- a CDS encoding DUF5518 domain-containing protein, producing MDRVVSKLSDGVWPPAVLAAVASMPFSFVVRWYVPFLSSLPVFFAGIVVGYAYRQNSKRAIRVGTRMGLVGALPSVWVYVSRFDPVEKIGPGGPLWTVVVEVSPLLGLLVLVTVLSGLMGFMGTLTGVRTKHNRPSTEAT from the coding sequence ATGGATCGGGTGGTATCGAAACTCAGCGATGGTGTGTGGCCACCCGCGGTTCTCGCTGCGGTCGCCTCGATGCCGTTTTCGTTCGTGGTTCGGTGGTATGTGCCGTTTCTGAGTTCGTTGCCGGTGTTCTTCGCTGGGATCGTCGTCGGCTACGCCTACCGCCAGAACTCGAAGCGAGCCATTCGTGTGGGCACCCGTATGGGACTGGTCGGTGCGCTCCCCTCCGTCTGGGTGTATGTGAGCAGATTCGATCCGGTTGAGAAGATCGGTCCCGGCGGACCACTGTGGACAGTAGTAGTCGAGGTCAGCCCGCTGCTGGGACTACTCGTGCTGGTAACTGTGTTGTCGGGGCTGATGGGGTTCATGGGGACGCTCACCGGAGTGAGAACGAAACACAACCGCCCATCGACCGAGGCTACCTGA
- a CDS encoding protein adenylyltransferase SelO, with the protein MAFSFDTTYKNLDSNLYSKVTPKSIDTPDVLLLDDELCADLGLDTAKLTTEVLAGQDLLEEPIAQIYAGHQYGSFTLLGDGRAMILGEHVHDGKRYDIQLKGAGRTPYSRRGDGNATVSSMLREYVYSYAMQNLNIKTSRSLAVVETDEAVKRRRTEPGAILVRVMNSHIRYGTFQYVAGRASDELQRFTDYVIDRHYPKLNGTDRKYLEFFDSVMQSSIEMVVDWLRVGFIHGVMNTDNMSIDGETFDYGPCAFMNYYDEETVFSSIDKHGRYAFGNQRPILRWNLERFAETLQPLCAQSALTYDELEVKLNEFGDRFDEQYYTMMRKKLGINSDDEQELVDEVLEWLRKSNADYTNTFLELETPGTFDNPVFATTEFEQLRNKLAAVGLDEELMQEANPRYIPRNYLIETALDEYLETGNLSKFNGLLTVLEDPYTSKDMGSQFQQPPPREFDAEYTTYCNT; encoded by the coding sequence ATGGCCTTTTCATTTGATACCACTTACAAAAATTTAGACTCGAATCTCTATTCGAAAGTAACGCCGAAAAGTATCGATACTCCCGACGTTTTGCTTCTTGATGACGAGCTATGTGCTGATCTAGGATTGGATACAGCGAAGCTCACTACTGAAGTGCTGGCAGGCCAGGACCTATTGGAAGAACCAATCGCTCAAATATATGCAGGCCACCAGTATGGAAGTTTTACCCTACTTGGTGACGGAAGAGCGATGATACTCGGTGAACATGTTCACGATGGCAAGAGATACGATATTCAACTGAAAGGGGCTGGTCGAACTCCCTACTCCAGAAGAGGTGATGGCAACGCAACTGTCAGCTCAATGCTCAGAGAGTATGTATATTCGTATGCGATGCAGAATCTAAACATCAAAACGTCGAGAAGTCTGGCAGTCGTCGAAACCGACGAAGCAGTCAAACGACGACGGACAGAACCTGGTGCCATCCTCGTTCGAGTGATGAACAGCCACATTCGATACGGGACCTTCCAGTATGTTGCAGGCCGAGCATCCGACGAACTACAGCGATTCACTGACTATGTTATCGACAGGCACTACCCGAAGCTGAATGGGACGGATCGGAAATACCTAGAGTTCTTCGATTCGGTTATGCAGTCGTCGATTGAGATGGTTGTTGACTGGTTGCGTGTCGGATTCATCCATGGCGTCATGAATACGGATAACATGAGTATCGATGGCGAAACATTTGATTACGGACCCTGTGCCTTCATGAATTACTACGACGAGGAGACGGTCTTCAGCTCAATCGATAAGCACGGGCGATATGCATTCGGGAACCAGCGACCCATCTTGCGGTGGAATCTCGAGCGGTTCGCAGAAACACTCCAACCTCTGTGTGCACAATCAGCACTCACGTATGATGAACTCGAAGTCAAACTAAACGAATTTGGGGATCGATTTGATGAGCAATACTACACCATGATGCGGAAGAAGCTGGGAATCAACTCAGATGACGAGCAAGAGCTCGTCGATGAAGTCCTGGAGTGGCTTCGAAAATCGAACGCAGACTATACCAATACGTTCCTTGAATTAGAGACGCCTGGTACGTTTGATAATCCAGTGTTTGCAACTACAGAATTCGAACAGCTTCGGAATAAATTGGCTGCTGTCGGCCTAGATGAGGAGTTGATGCAGGAAGCCAATCCGCGGTATATCCCCCGCAATTACTTGATTGAAACGGCACTGGATGAGTATCTCGAAACTGGTAACCTATCCAAATTTAACGGGTTGTTGACCGTGTTGGAAGACCCCTATACATCAAAAGATATGGGTTCACAATTCCAGCAACCACCACCACGAGAATTCGATGCAGAGTATACAACGTACTGCAATACTTGA
- a CDS encoding helix-turn-helix domain-containing protein, which produces MEAGDRVGISKSTTGRWASAWNDGGVEGLRPRFGGGRPPKLTSVQFDELCDTLEADQPWTPQQIHLLIEDRYNVSYHPSHLSRKLRAAGMRYAKPRPMDPRRPVDAKEIFAERLNEALGGGGHETGGDEPLVFGFF; this is translated from the coding sequence ATGGAAGCAGGCGATCGCGTCGGGATCTCCAAATCAACGACGGGTCGGTGGGCTAGCGCATGGAACGATGGAGGTGTTGAAGGGCTCCGACCACGCTTCGGCGGCGGTCGGCCGCCGAAGCTCACTTCTGTACAGTTTGATGAACTATGTGATACTCTTGAAGCTGACCAACCGTGGACACCACAGCAAATTCACTTACTTATCGAAGACCGCTACAATGTCTCGTATCATCCGTCACATTTGAGCCGAAAGCTACGTGCTGCAGGAATGAGATACGCGAAACCACGTCCAATGGACCCTCGCCGTCCAGTTGACGCGAAGGAAATCTTTGCCGAGCGCCTGAATGAGGCGCTCGGCGGAGGTGGCCACGAAACGGGTGGTGATGAACCCCTCGTCTTCGGGTTCTTTTGA
- a CDS encoding IS630 family transposase → MATKRVVMNPSSSGSFDEAWAQPFENSQRMWSFDRTVQIEKPLVTFPWRSIGFYALTGQSVISFKKRLVKETIVEALEEIREQNPVGRILLVADNYGSHHAKLTQKRADELGIEFVFIPPYSPTLNAIEPLWKSTKREISPEIFEDKDHFRTFLTETFLKLSRRLSFASDWIETFLPDVQKLR, encoded by the coding sequence GTGGCCACGAAACGGGTGGTGATGAACCCCTCGTCTTCGGGTTCTTTTGATGAGGCGTGGGCGCAGCCGTTCGAAAATTCTCAGCGAATGTGGTCGTTCGACAGAACAGTCCAAATCGAAAAGCCGTTAGTGACCTTCCCGTGGCGGTCGATCGGCTTCTATGCACTAACCGGACAGAGCGTGATTTCGTTCAAAAAGCGGTTGGTCAAGGAGACAATCGTCGAGGCACTCGAAGAGATCCGCGAGCAGAATCCTGTCGGGAGGATTCTGCTCGTGGCCGATAATTACGGATCCCATCATGCGAAACTCACACAAAAACGGGCTGACGAACTCGGCATCGAGTTCGTCTTCATCCCACCATACTCACCGACTCTCAACGCAATTGAACCGCTCTGGAAGAGTACCAAACGAGAGATCTCGCCAGAGATTTTCGAGGACAAAGACCACTTCAGAACGTTCCTTACAGAGACATTTCTCAAGTTGAGTCGTCGGTTGAGCTTTGCCAGTGACTGGATAGAGACATTTCTGCCAGATGTTCAGAAGTTGCGCTGA